The Blastopirellula sediminis sequence CATCGCTATCGGCCAACAGCGCAGAGAACCCTTCCGCTTCGGCCGAGACGGTTACCGCGCGAGCGATCGCCGAGAAGAAGGGATTGGAGAGATCGGGGACTACGATCCCTACCAGGCCGGTTCGCTGCAGGCGAAGCGATCGGGCGACCTGGCTGGGGCGAAAGCCGAGACGTTGGGCCGATTCCTTGACCAGTTTCGCCGTCGATTCGCTGATGCGATACTTGCTGGCCAAACCATTGAGCGCACGAGAGGCAGTGGAAGTGCTTACTCCGGCAGCTTTCGCAACGTCGCTGAGCGTCGAATTGGCGCGTGGTTTCGGCAATTTTCTAGAGGGGGCTACGGGGAGGGCAATGCGAAAAAGCGATGCTCAATCGATTGTGCAACCAGTATTATTCGATTTTTGAGCAGAATCAAGTAGGCGCGGATCTTTTTGGGGCAGGACGCTTCGTCAGGTTCGCACACGGTTGATGAACGTCGAGATTGTGCCGTGGATCATAGATCAGCGCGGAGCTTTCCCTTGGCGAACTTCGAAAGCAATTGAACAGTAACGCACGTTAATGACGTTAAGGACCGCGCCTTGTCAGGAAAACCGGTAATCGCGAATCGACGTTCAATCGATATGGCGGGATCCGCCAGGGGAATGATGTGAATTCAGACAAAGTTAACATCCAAAGCGACGAAGCAGGTGGCGTATGACAATCGCATTCTGTAGATTTCATAATTCAAAGAGCGGGGCCCGCCAGCCTCCGCTCTGTCATCTAAAAAAACGCTAATTAACTCCGCGTGTTTTAGAATATGGGCCGACGATCTGTCGCGAGAGGTTGGGCGTTTTTCCCGCCGCTCGCGCAAGCGAAGATCGATGGCATGTTGCCGGTAACGCGGCAAGTCTGCGGCGAGGATTGAGCAAAGGCTTGTTCGCTGGGCTCGTCTGACAGCGTCTCTTGTTTTCATCGTGCATTTTGCATCATGCGTAGAGGATCGATTTGAGCATGCACTCCGCTTATCGTATGCCCGCCCTTGCCGGGCTGCTTTCGCTCTGTTTCACCCTCGGCTGCGGCGGCGGAAAATCGCCCGACGTCGAAGTGGTTCGGCCCGTGAAGACGATCTTGGTTGGCGAAGGGGAAGATGTTCGGCAACGATCGTTTCCAGGTACCGTGGAAGCGTCGCGCCGCGTCGAACTTGCGTTTCGCGTGCCGGGACTGCTGGCCGAATTGCCAGTGAAGGAAGGAGACAAGGTCGTCGCCGGCGACGTAATCGCCCGACTTCGCCAGGACGAGTTTGAGGCGCGGCTCAAGACGTTGACCGGGGAACTGGATCAAGCGCGAGCGGCGCTGCGAGCGTTGCAAGCAGGCGAACGCCCTGAAGAAATCCGCCGCCGCGAAGCGGAAGTCCGAGCGGCGTCGCTACGGCTCGCGAACGGCCGAGCCGAATACGAGCGAGGCGTCGCACTGGCGCAGCGCAGCGGCATCTCGCAACAGGAACTGGAACGGCTGCGGACCGTCTATAACGTCGCTCAGGAAGAATACGCGGCCGCGCGGGAGTCGCTCGAAAAAGGGGCGATGGGGCGCGAAGAAGATATTGAAGCGATGCAAGCTCAGGTTCGCGGCCTCGAAGGACGGGTCGTCGAAGCCCAGATTCAGCTTTCCGATTCGACGTTGCTCGCCCCGTACGACGGCGTCATCGCCCAGCGGTTTGTCGACAAAGCGCAGAACATCGCCGCCGGCGACCGCGTCGTGCAGTTTCAAGACGCCGAAGAAATCGATATCGCGGTCGACGTCCCGGAAAACATCATGGTCGCTGATATTCAGCGTGCGGAAATCCTGCAACTGACGGCGACGCTGAGTGCGGCGCCGGGCATTTCGTTTCCGGTCCGGCTACGTGAGATCGCCCAGGTTGCCGATCCGGTGACGCAGACGTTCAACGTGCGAGTCGCGATGGAAGCGCCGGAGGATCTGCGCGTATTGCCGGGGATGACCGCCAGCGTCACTGCGGTCTATCGGCGGGCTCGCGTGCTGCAGCCGCAAGTGATGGTTCCGGTCGAAGCGATCGCACAGACGTCGTCCGGCGAACAGCTCGCGTGGGTATTGGGGGAAGAATCCAAGGTGACGCCGCGAACGGTAAAGCTTGGCGCAGCGGTCGGCGGCCGGATTGAAGTGCTGGAAGGTCTCGGCCCCGGCGATCGGATCGTTGTGGCCGGCGTTCGTTTTCTCCGCGACGGCATGCAAGTTCGCGATCTCGGCGACGCGCTCGGAGAACGACAGTAATGAATCCTGGCGTCTTTTCCGTAAAGTATGATCGCGTCGTCTTCGTCGCCATGGCATTTGTATTGGTCGGCGGGATCGTCGCCTACAACGCGCTCGGCCGGCTGGAAGATCCAGAGTTCACGATCAAAGAGGCGTTGATCATCACGCCTTATTCTGGAGCCAGCGCCGAGGAAGTCGCGCTGGAGGTGACCAACCCGATCGAGATCGCCTGCCAACAGTTGGGGCAGTTGGAGCGAGTCGAGTCGGAATCGGTACGCGGACGCTCGATCGTCAAAGCGGTGATTCGCGACCAGTACGACCGCAACAAGATTCCGCAAGTGTGGGATGAGTTGCGACGTAAGATCGCGGATGCGCAGCCGACGTTGCCTCCCTCAGTGCGTGGCAATTCGGTCGTGATCGACGATTTCGGCGACGTCTATGGCATCTTCCTCGCCGTCAGCGGCGAAGGGTTTACCTATCCCGAGCTGCGCCGCTACTCCGAGTTCCTCCGTCGCGAGTTGTTGCTGATCGACAATGTTAAGAAGGTCGAACTATTCGGCGAACAGCAGGAGCAAGTCTTCCTGCAAATCTCGCGACAACGGCTCGCCCGCTTGGGAGTCGACGAAGAGCAGATCTATAGCTTGTTGCGAGCCCAGAACATTGTCGCCGACGGCGGTCGTATCCGGATTGGAAGCGAACATCCGTCGCTCGATCCGGAAGGAGGCTTCCGCACTCCGGCCGATATGTTGGAACTGGTAATCGGCTCCAACCAATCGGGCCGGCAGTTTACGCTGGGGGACGTCGCCGAAATCGAACGGGGCTACGCCGACCCGCCGCGGAGAATCTTGCGGTTTGACGGCCAGCCGTCGATCGGGATCGGCATTTCGACGATCCAAGGGGGGAACGTCGTCGCAATGGGGACGGCGGTTCGGGAAAAGCTGGCCGAGCTTAAGCCTGAGCAGCCGATCGGCATTGAAATCGGCGAAATCAACTTCCAGCCGGAAGCGGTCAGCGCGGCGACCGGCGACTTCGTTTTCAACCTGGTGAAAGCGGTTAGCATCGTCATCCTGGTCTTGCTGCTCACCATGGGGCGGAAGACCGGCTTCATCATCGGGCTCGTCTTGTTCCTGACGATCATGGCGACGTTCCTGGTGATGTTCATGGACGGCAATCTGCTTATGGAGCGGATCTCGCTGGGCGCCTTGATCATCGCTTTGTGCATGTTGACCGATAACGCGATTATCGTGATCGAGGGGATCAAGGTCCGGATCGAAGCCGGCGAAGAAAAGTTGGAAGTGGTGCGCGACGTCGTTGCGCAAAACCAATGGCCCTTGTTCGGCGCGACGGCGATCGGCGTGTTGGCGTTTGCGGCGATCGCATGGTCCGAAGACTCGACGGGCGAATATACCAATTCGTTGTTCTGGGTGATTTTGATCTCGCTCAGTCTCAGTTGGCTCTCTTCGGTGACCGCGACGCCGCTGCTTGGCTATTTATTCTTCAAGCCGCAGGCCGACTCGTCGGCGAGTGCGAAACCGGCCTATTCGGGAACCGTTTTTCAGGCGTACCAAAAGCTGCTGATCCTGGCGCTGCGGAATCGCTGGGGGGTGGTGATTGGGGCGGTGATCCTGTTCATCATCTCGCTCTACGGCTTCACGCTGATTGATCAAAGCTTCTTTCCGCCGGCGACTCGGCCGCAGTTTATGGTCGACGTATTCCTGCCCTCGAGCGCCCATATCCGCGAGACGGAAGCGTTTGCCGAAGAGATCGAGCAATACGTTCAAGGGCAAGACCACGTGACGCACGTCGCGTCGTTTGTCGGCGGCGGCGGTTTGCGTTTCCTGTTGGTCTATTCTCCCGAGCCGGAGAATCGGGCGTTCGTGCAATTTCTGGTAGAAGTCGACGACCCCGATGAGATCAGCAAACTAGTCACGCAGGTGCAGCAGTATCTGGACGAGAAGTATCCGGACGCCAACGCTGTGGCGAAGAAGTTTCTGCTCGGTCCTGGGGCCGGCGGTCGCATTCAGGCGCGATTCCAAGGTCCCGATCCGGCAAAACTGCGCGAACTTGGCGAACAGGCCAAGCTGGTTCTCCAAGACGATGGCGGGGCCATTGGGGTGCGTCATGATTGGCGCGAACGGGAAAAAGTAATTCGGCCGAGTCTGTTTGAATCGCAGTCGCGTCGCAATGGTTTGACCCGCGTCGATGTGGCCAATGCGCTGCAAAGCAGTCTGGAGGGGCGCGTGGTTGGCGTTTATCGCGAACCAGGAAGCGCCGGAACCGGGATCGGCGCCTATCCGCAGGAGTCGCGACTCTTGCCAATCATCGCCAGGCCGCCGATTGAAGAACGGAGCGATGTCGCCGCGATCGACAGCATGCAGATTTGGAGCCCGATCGCCGGGCGGATGATTCCATTGAGTCAGGTCGTCTCCGGCGTGAATTTCGAGTGGGAAGATCCGATCGTGATTCGTCGTGATCGTTTCCCGACGCTCACCGTTCACGCCGATCCGCGGACAGGACTTCCCAGCCAGCTCTTCAATCGGGTTCGGGAAAAGACCGAGTCGATCGAACTGCCGCCGGGCTACAGTCTGGAGTGGGGGGGCGAATACGAAGACTCTGGCAATGCGCGATCTGCCTTGGCGGAACCGCTCCCGTACTTTCTGGCTTTGATGGTTTTCATTGTGGTCTGTCTGTTCAACTCGTTTCGCGTGACGGCGCTGATCTGGCTGATCATGCCGCTCGCGATTATCGGCGTCACCGTCGGGTTGTTGCTCACCGGGCAGCCGTTCGGGTTTATGGCGTTGTTGGGCGTGCTGGCGCTCAGCGGCGAGCTAATCAAAAATCAGATCGTCGTCATCAGCAAGATCGAGACCGAGATCGCCGGCGGCAAATCGCCCTACGATGCGATCCTGTACGGCGGGACCAGCAAGATGCGTCCGGTGTCGATGGTCGTTTTGACGACCGTGTTGGGGATGATTCCTTTGCTGAAGGATCCGTTCTTCGGGGCGATGGCGGTATGCATCATGTTTGGTTTGTCGTTCGCGGCGGTGCTGTCGCTGCTGGTCACGCCGGTGGCTTACGCCATCATGTATGACATCCATGAAGAGCCTGCGAAAAAGGGGTAAGGCGCCGCGATGACCGACGTATCGAACGCCTCGCCTGCGGGGCCTCCCTTCGTCTCGACAGGCGACTTGCCGCAGCCGGTTTGGATCCGGCAGTTGGTGGAGGAAGCGCACAAGCGGTTCAAGGAGAATCGCGACGGCGTCAACTCGCAGGTTTATCCGGCGCTGGCCCGTGTGCCGAGCGACTTGTTCGGCATCTGCATCATCGGAACCAGCGGCGCCGTATACCCGGTGGGAGACGTCGACCACGAATTCTCAATCATGAGCGTCTCGAAGCCGTTCGTCTTCGCGCTGGTTAGCGAGAAGCTGGGCGCTGACGCCGTGCGTCAATACGTTGGCGTCAACGCCACAGGGCTGCCGTTCAATTCGCTCGCGGCGATCGAGAAACATGGCGACGGGCGGACCAATCCGATGGTCAATTCCGGCGCGATTGCGACGACGAGTCTCGTCCCGGGGGCGACGCTCGAAGAAAAGTGGGACTTCATCTACGAAGGACTGTGCCGCTTCGCCGGGCGTGAGCTGACGATGAATGAGGAGGTGTATCGTTGTGCGATCACGACGAACTTCCGCAACCAAAGCATTGCGCGGTTGTTGCATTGCTTTGACCGGATCAACATCGATCCGGCCGACGCCGTCGAGTTGTATACCCGGCAATGCTCGCTCAACGTCAATGCGAAAGACCTGGCGCTAATGGGAGCGACGCTTGCGGATGGCGGCGTGAATCCGTTTACGAAAGAGCGGGTCGTCAGCCCGATGGTTTGTCACTACGCATTGGCGGTGATGACGATCGCCGGCATGTATGAGACGTCGGGCGACTGGTTGTTCGACATTGGCCTTCCTGGAAAGAGCGGAATCGGCGGCGGCATCGTCGCGGTCTCGCCGGGGAAGGGGGGACTGGGAACCTTCGCGCCGCCGCTCGACGCGGCTGGAAATAGCGTCAAAGGTCAGCTCGCAGCCAAGTTCCTCTCGCAGAATCTGGGGATGGATCTTTTCCTGGCGAAGTCGGAAACGACGCAGTCGAAGTAAGCAGGGAACTTCGCGGGGCTCGACTTAAAACGGACTCTCCTCCGCCGAAGGACTCGTAGGCGGCGTTGGCTCGGGAGCGTCGAGTCCAAACGGATCGTCTCCGGCTGGAGCGGGTTTGGGCGTCGATTCCGGCTCGCGATTTTCCTCCGTAACTTCGCGACTCGACTCTTCCGCTTCGCGTTGTTGACGCAGTTCGAGGTAGGACCCAGACATCAGCCGGTCTTCCTTTCCTTCGCCTGCTTCGACAATGATCGCCGACTTGGAGAGGACATGCCGTTGTTTCACATTGATCACGTTGCATCGGGTCTGACATAGCCCGCAACCAACGCACTTGTCGGCCAGCACGATCGGGGCGGCGAAGCCGGTTCCTTCA is a genomic window containing:
- a CDS encoding efflux RND transporter periplasmic adaptor subunit, producing MHSAYRMPALAGLLSLCFTLGCGGGKSPDVEVVRPVKTILVGEGEDVRQRSFPGTVEASRRVELAFRVPGLLAELPVKEGDKVVAGDVIARLRQDEFEARLKTLTGELDQARAALRALQAGERPEEIRRREAEVRAASLRLANGRAEYERGVALAQRSGISQQELERLRTVYNVAQEEYAAARESLEKGAMGREEDIEAMQAQVRGLEGRVVEAQIQLSDSTLLAPYDGVIAQRFVDKAQNIAAGDRVVQFQDAEEIDIAVDVPENIMVADIQRAEILQLTATLSAAPGISFPVRLREIAQVADPVTQTFNVRVAMEAPEDLRVLPGMTASVTAVYRRARVLQPQVMVPVEAIAQTSSGEQLAWVLGEESKVTPRTVKLGAAVGGRIEVLEGLGPGDRIVVAGVRFLRDGMQVRDLGDALGERQ
- a CDS encoding efflux RND transporter permease subunit; its protein translation is MNPGVFSVKYDRVVFVAMAFVLVGGIVAYNALGRLEDPEFTIKEALIITPYSGASAEEVALEVTNPIEIACQQLGQLERVESESVRGRSIVKAVIRDQYDRNKIPQVWDELRRKIADAQPTLPPSVRGNSVVIDDFGDVYGIFLAVSGEGFTYPELRRYSEFLRRELLLIDNVKKVELFGEQQEQVFLQISRQRLARLGVDEEQIYSLLRAQNIVADGGRIRIGSEHPSLDPEGGFRTPADMLELVIGSNQSGRQFTLGDVAEIERGYADPPRRILRFDGQPSIGIGISTIQGGNVVAMGTAVREKLAELKPEQPIGIEIGEINFQPEAVSAATGDFVFNLVKAVSIVILVLLLTMGRKTGFIIGLVLFLTIMATFLVMFMDGNLLMERISLGALIIALCMLTDNAIIVIEGIKVRIEAGEEKLEVVRDVVAQNQWPLFGATAIGVLAFAAIAWSEDSTGEYTNSLFWVILISLSLSWLSSVTATPLLGYLFFKPQADSSASAKPAYSGTVFQAYQKLLILALRNRWGVVIGAVILFIISLYGFTLIDQSFFPPATRPQFMVDVFLPSSAHIRETEAFAEEIEQYVQGQDHVTHVASFVGGGGLRFLLVYSPEPENRAFVQFLVEVDDPDEISKLVTQVQQYLDEKYPDANAVAKKFLLGPGAGGRIQARFQGPDPAKLRELGEQAKLVLQDDGGAIGVRHDWREREKVIRPSLFESQSRRNGLTRVDVANALQSSLEGRVVGVYREPGSAGTGIGAYPQESRLLPIIARPPIEERSDVAAIDSMQIWSPIAGRMIPLSQVVSGVNFEWEDPIVIRRDRFPTLTVHADPRTGLPSQLFNRVREKTESIELPPGYSLEWGGEYEDSGNARSALAEPLPYFLALMVFIVVCLFNSFRVTALIWLIMPLAIIGVTVGLLLTGQPFGFMALLGVLALSGELIKNQIVVISKIETEIAGGKSPYDAILYGGTSKMRPVSMVVLTTVLGMIPLLKDPFFGAMAVCIMFGLSFAAVLSLLVTPVAYAIMYDIHEEPAKKG
- the glsA gene encoding glutaminase A; this translates as MTDVSNASPAGPPFVSTGDLPQPVWIRQLVEEAHKRFKENRDGVNSQVYPALARVPSDLFGICIIGTSGAVYPVGDVDHEFSIMSVSKPFVFALVSEKLGADAVRQYVGVNATGLPFNSLAAIEKHGDGRTNPMVNSGAIATTSLVPGATLEEKWDFIYEGLCRFAGRELTMNEEVYRCAITTNFRNQSIARLLHCFDRINIDPADAVELYTRQCSLNVNAKDLALMGATLADGGVNPFTKERVVSPMVCHYALAVMTIAGMYETSGDWLFDIGLPGKSGIGGGIVAVSPGKGGLGTFAPPLDAAGNSVKGQLAAKFLSQNLGMDLFLAKSETTQSK